One genomic window of Desulfuromonas sp. AOP6 includes the following:
- a CDS encoding LPP20 family lipoprotein, with translation MRVFLRTMVVILALLSLIACSSKHKLVAGGPDWVNQGSGAFKKEGDRVFYGVGAVAGISSQTLAVQTADQRARADIAKQLDTYVANLYRDYQTSTAAAMGRQEMTSQQVEQSLKTFTQVSVKGAKVVDRWKDPETQTIYTLVRLDLDGVKATLEQMKEMDPDLRGFVHSNAEKAFDEIRLEEGRR, from the coding sequence ATGAGAGTTTTTCTCAGGACAATGGTCGTGATCCTGGCGTTGCTGTCACTGATCGCATGCAGCAGCAAACACAAACTCGTTGCCGGCGGCCCTGACTGGGTCAATCAGGGTAGCGGTGCCTTTAAGAAAGAAGGCGACCGGGTCTTCTACGGTGTCGGCGCCGTGGCCGGCATTTCCAGCCAGACGCTGGCGGTACAGACGGCAGATCAACGGGCTCGGGCCGATATCGCCAAGCAGCTTGATACCTATGTAGCCAATCTGTATCGCGATTATCAGACTTCGACGGCAGCCGCCATGGGACGGCAGGAGATGACCTCCCAGCAGGTGGAGCAGAGTCTCAAGACCTTTACCCAGGTCTCGGTCAAGGGGGCGAAGGTGGTCGATCGCTGGAAGGATCCCGAAACCCAAACCATCTACACCCTTGTCCGCCTCGACCTTGATGGCGTCAAGGCGACCCTGGAGCAGATGAAGGAGATGGATCCGGATCTGCGTGGGTTTGTTCATTCCAATGCCGAAAAGGCTTTTGATGAAATCCGTCTGGAAGAGGGAAGGAGATAG
- a CDS encoding LPP20 family lipoprotein, with protein sequence MRWIGVLVGLLTLVLLASCAPKPPEWTLGKSTLYPEQAYLVGVGMASTRAEAENRARSELAKIFTVHIASREVSTESEWLNRAGNIAGAGYRQAVQADLVATSDKVLSGVRVAEVWQDEKAGLWHALAVLDRLQTSQALRAEINEADQTAMAQVRQAEQARTRFRALGHYLQALKALELRRTLAADLRIADPSGFVAEPPYATAAIAAKADEVAGTIQVGIDLQDDRDGIVRGAVIQSLTGLGIQLAPSIAGDVRLLGHVSVDAYKASDPWHWVAAAAQVEFVEPDGKILDAVRVNVREGSQIASRADTLAREKLGEKLAQILIERLGFIGSPSSR encoded by the coding sequence ATGAGATGGATTGGTGTGCTGGTGGGTCTGCTGACCCTGGTACTGCTGGCGTCCTGTGCGCCCAAACCCCCCGAGTGGACTTTGGGAAAAAGTACGCTCTATCCCGAACAGGCTTACCTGGTGGGTGTGGGGATGGCCTCTACCCGGGCTGAGGCTGAAAACCGTGCCCGCTCCGAGTTGGCCAAGATATTTACGGTGCATATCGCCTCAAGGGAAGTCAGCACCGAGTCGGAGTGGCTCAATCGTGCCGGCAACATTGCTGGTGCCGGATACCGGCAGGCTGTGCAGGCTGACCTTGTCGCCACCAGCGACAAGGTCCTCTCCGGGGTTCGTGTTGCCGAGGTCTGGCAGGATGAAAAGGCTGGCCTCTGGCACGCCCTCGCGGTGTTGGATCGCCTGCAGACGAGCCAGGCATTGCGCGCCGAGATAAACGAAGCCGACCAGACCGCCATGGCTCAGGTTCGTCAGGCTGAGCAGGCCAGAACCAGATTCAGGGCGCTTGGACACTATCTGCAGGCTCTGAAGGCCCTTGAACTGCGACGCACTCTGGCCGCCGATCTGCGTATTGCCGACCCCTCTGGTTTTGTCGCGGAACCGCCTTATGCCACGGCGGCCATTGCGGCCAAAGCCGATGAAGTGGCTGGTACGATTCAGGTCGGCATCGATCTGCAGGATGATCGCGATGGTATCGTGCGGGGAGCGGTGATCCAGTCGTTGACCGGTCTGGGCATTCAGCTGGCCCCTTCCATCGCCGGCGATGTGCGGTTGCTGGGGCATGTCAGCGTGGATGCCTACAAGGCGTCCGACCCCTGGCACTGGGTCGCCGCTGCCGCCCAGGTCGAATTTGTCGAGCCCGATGGCAAGATCCTCGACGCTGTGCGGGTGAATGTGCGGGAAGGGTCGCAGATTGCCTCCCGGGCCGACACGCTGGCGCGGGAGAAACTGGGTGAGAAGCTCGCTCAGATTCTTATCGAGCGGCTGGGTTTTATCGGATCCCCATCGTCCCGGTAG
- a CDS encoding penicillin-binding protein activator LpoB encodes MKMSGLRFFNLFLLLLILGLVGCGTKVTRIATDEVRDLSGRWNDTDSRLVAEAMVQDCLNTPWLSQFVTRTGQRPDMIVGQIRNRSSEHISTETFTKDLERALINSGRANFVASAEEREGVREERLDQDLHASPETRKAPGMEAGADFMLIGSINSIVDREGKEMVVFYQVNLELIDMVNNRKVWLGEKKIKKFVERARFKL; translated from the coding sequence ATGAAAATGTCTGGATTGCGCTTTTTTAACCTTTTTTTGCTGCTGCTGATTCTGGGCCTTGTCGGGTGCGGCACCAAGGTGACCCGCATTGCTACAGACGAAGTGCGTGACCTGTCGGGGCGCTGGAACGATACGGACAGCCGTCTGGTCGCCGAAGCCATGGTGCAGGACTGCCTGAACACACCCTGGCTGTCCCAATTCGTCACCCGTACCGGCCAGAGGCCCGACATGATCGTCGGCCAGATCCGCAATCGTTCGTCCGAGCATATCAGCACGGAAACTTTTACCAAGGATCTGGAAAGGGCTCTGATCAACTCGGGACGGGCCAACTTTGTCGCCTCAGCTGAGGAGCGCGAGGGCGTGAGGGAGGAGCGTCTCGATCAGGATCTTCACGCGTCACCGGAGACGCGCAAGGCCCCCGGCATGGAAGCCGGCGCCGACTTCATGCTCATCGGCTCCATCAATTCCATCGTCGATCGTGAGGGCAAGGAGATGGTCGTCTTCTATCAGGTGAACCTCGAACTGATCGACATGGTCAATAATCGCAAGGTCTGGTTGGGAGAGAAGAAAATCAAGAAATTCGTCGAGCGGGCTCGCTTTAAACTTTAA
- the typA gene encoding translational GTPase TypA — protein MSEKIRNIAIIAHVDHGKTTLVDAMLKQSGVFRENQVITERVMDSNDLEKERGITILSKNLSIHHGGLKINIVDTPGHADFGGEVERVLKMVDSVLLLVDAFDGPMPQTRFVLKKSLDLGLKPIVVINKIDRPGARPEEVVNMVFDLFCELNADEKQLDFPIVYASAKNGYAMRELEDESKDLEPLFKMIAERVSAPEANPDAPFQMLVTNIDYNDYIGRIATGKIFNGRVKTGSTIAVISREGKITRGRVSKLLGYEGLRQIELEEAFAGDIINIAGFDEVGIGETFADAANPIALPYVAIDEPTLSMNFIVNDSPFAGLEGKFVTSRNIRERLTRELRTNVSLRVEDTDNTDTFKVSGRGELHLSILIENMRREGYELSVSKPEVIYREIDGVRCEPMEYLVIDVPEEFQGTVIEKLGTRKAEMVSMQPMEGVNRLEFVIPARGLIGFRSEFLTDTRGTGVMNHTFHEYAPYKGPISSRKNGVLIALESGETVAYSLFNLQDRGILFVAPGVNVYEGMIIGQHAKENDLIVNACRGKKLTNVRASGSDDTVRLTPPRILTLEQALEYIDDDELVEVTPKSIRLRKKYLDANDRKKHEKKNK, from the coding sequence CAATCCGGGGTGTTTCGTGAAAACCAGGTCATTACCGAAAGAGTCATGGACAGCAACGATCTGGAAAAGGAACGGGGCATCACCATCCTCTCCAAAAACCTGTCCATCCATCACGGTGGCCTTAAAATAAATATCGTCGATACACCCGGCCACGCCGATTTCGGCGGTGAGGTCGAACGCGTCCTCAAGATGGTCGACTCGGTGCTGCTGCTGGTGGACGCCTTCGATGGCCCCATGCCCCAGACCCGCTTCGTGCTGAAGAAATCCCTTGACCTCGGCCTCAAGCCCATCGTGGTCATCAACAAGATCGACCGCCCCGGCGCTCGCCCGGAAGAGGTGGTCAACATGGTCTTTGACCTCTTCTGCGAGCTTAACGCCGATGAAAAGCAGCTCGACTTCCCCATCGTCTACGCCAGCGCCAAAAACGGCTATGCCATGCGCGAACTCGAAGACGAGTCCAAAGATCTGGAACCCTTGTTCAAGATGATCGCCGAGCGCGTGTCGGCGCCGGAGGCCAACCCCGATGCGCCTTTCCAGATGCTGGTAACCAACATCGACTACAATGACTATATCGGCCGCATCGCCACGGGCAAGATCTTCAACGGCCGCGTCAAAACGGGCAGCACCATCGCCGTCATCAGCCGCGAAGGCAAGATCACCCGCGGCCGCGTCAGCAAGCTGCTGGGCTACGAAGGCCTCAGGCAGATCGAACTGGAAGAGGCTTTCGCCGGAGACATCATTAACATCGCTGGCTTTGACGAAGTGGGCATCGGCGAGACCTTTGCCGACGCCGCCAACCCCATCGCCCTGCCCTATGTGGCGATCGACGAGCCGACCCTGTCGATGAATTTCATCGTGAACGATTCCCCCTTCGCCGGTCTGGAAGGCAAATTCGTCACCTCGCGCAACATTCGCGAGCGCCTGACGCGCGAACTGCGCACCAACGTCTCTCTGCGGGTGGAAGACACGGACAACACCGACACCTTCAAAGTGTCTGGACGCGGTGAACTGCACCTCTCCATCCTCATCGAAAACATGCGCCGCGAAGGATACGAACTCTCCGTCTCCAAGCCCGAGGTCATCTATCGCGAAATCGACGGCGTGCGCTGCGAGCCGATGGAATACCTGGTCATTGACGTCCCCGAGGAGTTCCAGGGTACGGTCATCGAAAAGCTCGGCACCCGCAAGGCGGAAATGGTCTCCATGCAACCCATGGAAGGTGTCAACCGCCTCGAATTCGTCATCCCCGCCCGCGGGCTTATCGGTTTCCGCAGCGAGTTCCTCACCGACACGCGCGGCACCGGCGTCATGAATCACACCTTCCACGAATACGCCCCCTACAAGGGCCCCATCAGCAGTCGGAAGAACGGCGTCCTTATCGCTCTGGAATCCGGTGAAACCGTGGCATACTCGCTCTTCAACCTGCAGGATCGCGGCATTCTTTTTGTTGCCCCGGGGGTCAACGTCTATGAAGGCATGATCATCGGCCAGCACGCCAAGGAAAACGACCTCATCGTCAACGCCTGCAGAGGCAAGAAGCTGACCAACGTACGCGCTTCCGGCAGCGACGACACCGTCCGCCTGACGCCGCCGCGTATTCTAACCCTGGAGCAGGCGCTCGAATACATCGATGACGATGAACTGGTGGAAGTAACGCCGAAATCGATTCGGCTTCGCAAAAAGTATCTCGACGCCAACGATCGCAAAAAACACGAGAAGAAAAACAAATAG